One genomic segment of Aliarcobacter cibarius includes these proteins:
- a CDS encoding NADH-ubiquinone oxidoreductase subunit E family protein, producing MKRVDLRHLKDNFYDKMLEILKSLQNEEVVIFLFKIGDFSHIQKVADFVYENEFTLMNSLKFNEKDWTIVVKNIKPEIKKLEEEIKNEED from the coding sequence ATGAAAAGAGTTGATTTAAGGCACTTAAAAGATAATTTTTATGACAAAATGCTTGAGATTTTAAAATCTTTACAAAATGAAGAAGTGGTTATTTTTCTATTTAAAATAGGAGATTTTTCTCATATTCAAAAAGTTGCTGATTTTGTTTATGAAAATGAGTTTACGCTTATGAATTCACTAAAATTCAATGAAAAAGATTGGACAATTGTAGTAAAAAATATAAAACCAGAAATTAAAAAATTAGAAGAGGAGATAAAAAATGAAGAGGATTGA
- the nuoD gene encoding NADH dehydrogenase (quinone) subunit D — MQTANRLKPFFENIHFQREDNTMTVNFGPQHPSAHGQLRLVLELQGEEVVKARPMIGYLHRGMEKMAENMIYNEFLPTTDRMDYIAATSNNYAYAKAVEELLGLEVPRRAECIRVILLELNRVVSHLFWLATHALDVGAMSMFLYCFREREYALDLIEDYCGARLTHSAIRIGGVPLDLPENWIENCAKFLNNLKKEIDNYEKLLNENRIWRMRLENVGVITPQMAKDFAVSGVALRGSGIKWDLRKEMPYSIYNELEFDVPISNSCDSYGRYRLCIEEMKESIKIIEQVFPKYYESDTQLMSNNPLYVSPTKEDIMTQNYSLMQHFVLVTQGFKPPVGEVYVATESPKGELGFYIKSDGKEYPYRLKVRAPSYFHTALLEELLVGCQLADVVTIIGNLNIVFGEIDR, encoded by the coding sequence ATGCAAACAGCGAATAGACTTAAACCATTTTTTGAAAATATTCACTTCCAAAGAGAAGATAATACTATGACTGTGAATTTCGGTCCACAACATCCATCTGCGCATGGACAATTAAGATTAGTTTTGGAATTACAAGGTGAAGAAGTTGTAAAAGCTAGACCAATGATTGGTTATTTGCATCGTGGAATGGAAAAAATGGCAGAAAATATGATTTATAACGAATTCTTGCCAACAACAGATAGAATGGATTATATAGCAGCAACTTCAAATAATTATGCTTATGCAAAAGCTGTTGAAGAACTTTTAGGTTTAGAAGTTCCAAGACGTGCTGAATGTATTAGAGTTATTTTATTAGAACTTAATAGAGTAGTTTCTCACCTTTTTTGGCTAGCAACACATGCACTTGATGTTGGTGCAATGTCTATGTTTTTGTACTGTTTTAGAGAAAGAGAGTACGCTCTTGATTTAATAGAGGATTACTGTGGAGCAAGATTAACTCACAGTGCTATTAGAATTGGTGGAGTTCCTTTAGATTTACCAGAAAACTGGATAGAAAACTGTGCAAAATTTTTAAATAATTTAAAAAAAGAGATAGATAACTACGAAAAACTATTAAATGAGAATAGAATCTGGAGAATGAGACTAGAAAATGTTGGAGTAATCACACCACAAATGGCCAAAGATTTTGCTGTTTCAGGAGTTGCATTACGAGGAAGTGGTATAAAATGGGATTTAAGAAAAGAGATGCCTTATAGTATATACAACGAACTTGAATTTGATGTTCCTATTTCAAATAGTTGTGACTCTTATGGAAGATATAGACTTTGTATTGAAGAGATGAAAGAATCTATAAAAATAATAGAACAAGTTTTTCCAAAATATTATGAATCAGACACTCAGCTTATGAGTAATAATCCTTTATATGTAAGTCCAACAAAAGAGGATATTATGACTCAAAATTACTCCTTGATGCAACATTTTGTATTAGTAACTCAAGGGTTTAAACCACCAGTTGGAGAAGTTTATGTAGCAACTGAATCTCCAAAAGGTGAACTTGGATTTTATATAAAAAGTGATGGGAAAGAGTATCCATATAGATTAAAAGTAAGAGCTCCTAGCTATTTTCATACGGCACTTCTTGAAGAGCTTTTAGTTGGTTGTCAGTTAGCTGATGTGGTTACTATTATTGGAAATTTAAATATTGTTTTTGGTGAGATTGACAGATGA
- a CDS encoding NADH-quinone oxidoreductase subunit C, with the protein MREYSKKDDVQRKSYYNDRFFISPTQEYISVENDEIFYKDLQELEKTCKIQKLYICHAHLILEISKNEVLNILEKLKTLEYDMLVELSCVDYLAQNNSFEIFYELLSISKKKRIRVKTTILQNENIESVSKIFKSANWSEREVYDMFGVKFINHPNLKRILMPDDWYDHPLKKSYPLQGDEVASWYEVDKIFGKSARDIIGPEIRDSASIDRYDTTRFSRLGHEVPFGFKPTNESTDIKYQEENQRLVKNLDPNKSKTLERRK; encoded by the coding sequence ATGAGAGAGTACAGTAAAAAAGATGATGTACAAAGAAAATCTTACTACAATGATAGATTTTTTATAAGTCCAACTCAAGAATATATTAGTGTAGAAAATGATGAAATTTTTTATAAAGATTTACAAGAATTAGAAAAAACTTGTAAGATACAAAAATTGTATATATGCCATGCTCATTTGATTTTAGAAATATCAAAAAATGAAGTATTAAATATTTTAGAAAAACTAAAAACTTTAGAATATGATATGTTAGTTGAACTATCTTGTGTTGATTATTTAGCTCAAAATAACTCTTTTGAAATTTTCTATGAACTGCTTTCAATCTCTAAGAAAAAAAGAATCAGAGTAAAAACAACAATTTTACAAAATGAAAATATAGAATCTGTCTCAAAAATCTTTAAAAGTGCGAACTGGAGCGAAAGAGAAGTTTATGATATGTTTGGAGTGAAATTCATAAATCATCCAAACCTAAAAAGAATTTTAATGCCTGATGATTGGTATGACCACCCTTTAAAAAAATCTTATCCTCTTCAAGGTGATGAAGTAGCTTCTTGGTATGAGGTAGATAAAATCTTTGGAAAAAGTGCAAGAGATATTATTGGTCCTGAAATTAGAGATAGTGCAAGTATAGATAGATATGATACTACAAGATTTTCAAGACTTGGTCACGAAGTTCCTTTTGGATTTAAACCAACAAATGAAAGCACAGATATAAAATATCAAGAAGAAAATCAAAGATTAGTAAAGAATCTAGACCCAAATAAATCAAAAACTTTGGAAAGAAGAAAATAA
- a CDS encoding NuoB/complex I 20 kDa subunit family protein, which translates to MAQHKVNYFQDNGTAIKLTTIDKIVNFGRSNSLWPMTYGLACCAIEMMATGGSRYDFDRFGTIFRASPRQSDVLIIAGTLTKKHAEFLRRLYDQMPDPKWVISMGSCANTGGMFNTYATVQGADRIIPVDIYLPGCAPRPETLQYALMMLQQKIRKESIFRNIKNKRLI; encoded by the coding sequence ATGGCACAGCATAAAGTAAATTATTTTCAAGACAATGGAACTGCCATTAAATTAACAACTATCGATAAAATAGTTAATTTTGGAAGAAGTAACTCACTTTGGCCAATGACTTATGGACTTGCATGTTGTGCTATTGAAATGATGGCAACAGGCGGTTCAAGATATGACTTTGATAGATTTGGAACAATTTTTAGAGCAAGTCCTAGACAATCTGATGTTTTGATTATTGCTGGAACTTTAACAAAAAAACATGCAGAATTTTTAAGAAGATTGTATGACCAAATGCCTGATCCAAAATGGGTTATTTCTATGGGAAGCTGTGCAAATACAGGCGGAATGTTCAACACTTATGCAACAGTTCAAGGAGCAGATAGAATTATTCCTGTAGATATTTATCTTCCAGGATGCGCTCCAAGACCCGAAACATTACAATACGCTTTAATGATGCTTCAACAAAAGATTAGAAAAGAATCAATTTTTAGAAATATAAAAAATAAGAGGCTTATATGA
- a CDS encoding NAD(P)H-quinone oxidoreductase subunit 3: MTHIDFAHPYFGAFMMFIFSFAIFGSALALSRFISRKIARLNTEKLKTTIYECGVEVTKQPNKISTQFYLVALLFILFDVEIIFMFPWAINFKALGWFGFIEMLMFLLILAIGFLYAWKKGALEWHSIK, encoded by the coding sequence ATGACTCATATAGATTTTGCTCATCCATATTTTGGTGCTTTTATGATGTTTATTTTTAGCTTTGCTATTTTTGGTAGTGCTTTAGCACTATCAAGATTTATTAGTAGAAAAATAGCTAGATTAAATACTGAAAAATTAAAAACAACAATTTATGAATGTGGAGTAGAAGTTACAAAACAACCAAATAAAATATCAACTCAATTTTATTTAGTTGCACTTTTATTTATACTTTTTGATGTTGAGATTATATTTATGTTTCCTTGGGCTATAAATTTCAAAGCTTTGGGTTGGTTTGGATTTATAGAGATGCTTATGTTTTTACTAATTTTAGCTATTGGTTTTTTATATGCTTGGAAAAAAGGAGCCTTAGAATGGCACAGCATAAAGTAA